Proteins encoded within one genomic window of Orcinus orca chromosome 21, mOrcOrc1.1, whole genome shotgun sequence:
- the PPP1R3B gene encoding protein phosphatase 1 regulatory subunit 3B isoform X1 encodes MRLPAKGADLSPGPRSCCRRRCPCHPGADAAAGWRLRTSGLMSCTRVLACSSPVMAVDIECRYSCMAPSLRRERFAFQISPKSSKPLRPCIQLSGKNEASGTVAPTVQEKKVKKRVSFADNQGLALTMVKVFSEFDDPLDIPLNITELLDSIVSLTTAESESFVLDFSQPSADYLDFRNRLRTDHVCLENCVLKDRAIAGTVKVQNLAFEKMVKVRMTFDTWKSFTDFPCWYVKDTYAGSDKDTFSFEISLPEKIQSYERMEFAVCYECNGQTYWDSNKGKNYRIIRAELKSTQGTAQPPNGPDFGIAFDQFGSPRCSYGLFPEWPSYLGYEKLGPYY; translated from the exons ATGCGGCTGCCCGCGAAGGGTGCCGACCTGAGCCCCGGCCCCCGCTCCTGCTGTCGCCGCCGCTGCCCCTGCCACCCCGGCGCGGATGCTGCCGCGGGCTGGCGCCTCCGCACCTCGGGGCTTATGAGCTGTACCAG GGTTCTAGCCTGCTCTAGCCCCGTGATGGCTGTGGACATTGAGTGCAGGTACAGCTGCATGGCCCCCTCCTTGCGCAGAGAGCGGTTTGCCTTCCAGATCTCCCCGAAGTCAAGCAAACCCCTGAGGCCTTGTATTCAGCTGAGCGGCAAGAATGAAGCCAGCGGGACGGTGGCCCCGACCGTCCAGGAGAAGAAGGTGAAGAAGCGGGTGTCCTTTGCAGACAACCAAGGGCTGGCCCTGACAATGGTCAAAGTGTTCTCCGAGTTTGATGACCCGTTAGATATTCCACTGAACATCACCGAGCTCCTGGACAGCATTGTGAGTCTGACAACAGCGGAGAGCGAGAGCTTTGTGCTGGATTTCTCGCAGCCCTCTGCAGACTACCTGGACTTCAGAAATCGGCTTCGGACCGACCACGTCTGCCTGGAAAACTGCGTCTTGAAGGACAGAGCCATTGCAGGCACGGTGAAGGTGCAGAACCTCGCATTTGAGAAGATGGTGAAAGTCAGAATGACATTCGACACCTGGAAAAGCTTCACAGACTTTCCCTGTTGGTACGTGAAGGACACGTACGCAGGTTCAGACAAGGACACATTCTCCTTTGAAATCAGCTTGCCTGAAAAAATTCAGTCTTATGAGAGGATGGAGTTTGCCGTGTGCTATGAGTGCAATGGACAGACGTACTGGGACAGCAATAAAGGCAAAAACTATAGGATCATCCGGGCAGAGTTGAAATCCACCCAGGGAACAGCCCAGCCACCAAATGGACCAGATTTTGGAATAGCTTTTGACCAGTTTGGAAGCCCTCGGTGTTCCTATGGTCTGTTTCCGGAGTGGCCTAGTTATTTAGGATACGAGAAGCTTGGGCCCTACTATTAG
- the PPP1R3B gene encoding protein phosphatase 1 regulatory subunit 3B isoform X3, with amino-acid sequence MPILLILWQPSLLGGNKEMPKGVLACSSPVMAVDIECRYSCMAPSLRRERFAFQISPKSSKPLRPCIQLSGKNEASGTVAPTVQEKKVKKRVSFADNQGLALTMVKVFSEFDDPLDIPLNITELLDSIVSLTTAESESFVLDFSQPSADYLDFRNRLRTDHVCLENCVLKDRAIAGTVKVQNLAFEKMVKVRMTFDTWKSFTDFPCWYVKDTYAGSDKDTFSFEISLPEKIQSYERMEFAVCYECNGQTYWDSNKGKNYRIIRAELKSTQGTAQPPNGPDFGIAFDQFGSPRCSYGLFPEWPSYLGYEKLGPYY; translated from the exons ATGCCAATTTTACTCATACTGTGGCAGCCAAGCCTTTTGGGAGGGAATAAAGAAATGCCGAAGGG GGTTCTAGCCTGCTCTAGCCCCGTGATGGCTGTGGACATTGAGTGCAGGTACAGCTGCATGGCCCCCTCCTTGCGCAGAGAGCGGTTTGCCTTCCAGATCTCCCCGAAGTCAAGCAAACCCCTGAGGCCTTGTATTCAGCTGAGCGGCAAGAATGAAGCCAGCGGGACGGTGGCCCCGACCGTCCAGGAGAAGAAGGTGAAGAAGCGGGTGTCCTTTGCAGACAACCAAGGGCTGGCCCTGACAATGGTCAAAGTGTTCTCCGAGTTTGATGACCCGTTAGATATTCCACTGAACATCACCGAGCTCCTGGACAGCATTGTGAGTCTGACAACAGCGGAGAGCGAGAGCTTTGTGCTGGATTTCTCGCAGCCCTCTGCAGACTACCTGGACTTCAGAAATCGGCTTCGGACCGACCACGTCTGCCTGGAAAACTGCGTCTTGAAGGACAGAGCCATTGCAGGCACGGTGAAGGTGCAGAACCTCGCATTTGAGAAGATGGTGAAAGTCAGAATGACATTCGACACCTGGAAAAGCTTCACAGACTTTCCCTGTTGGTACGTGAAGGACACGTACGCAGGTTCAGACAAGGACACATTCTCCTTTGAAATCAGCTTGCCTGAAAAAATTCAGTCTTATGAGAGGATGGAGTTTGCCGTGTGCTATGAGTGCAATGGACAGACGTACTGGGACAGCAATAAAGGCAAAAACTATAGGATCATCCGGGCAGAGTTGAAATCCACCCAGGGAACAGCCCAGCCACCAAATGGACCAGATTTTGGAATAGCTTTTGACCAGTTTGGAAGCCCTCGGTGTTCCTATGGTCTGTTTCCGGAGTGGCCTAGTTATTTAGGATACGAGAAGCTTGGGCCCTACTATTAG
- the PPP1R3B gene encoding protein phosphatase 1 regulatory subunit 3B isoform X2, which yields MCFATNPDLCSVILRLENLILISSPTSSISPLELSNQNINLPWVLACSSPVMAVDIECRYSCMAPSLRRERFAFQISPKSSKPLRPCIQLSGKNEASGTVAPTVQEKKVKKRVSFADNQGLALTMVKVFSEFDDPLDIPLNITELLDSIVSLTTAESESFVLDFSQPSADYLDFRNRLRTDHVCLENCVLKDRAIAGTVKVQNLAFEKMVKVRMTFDTWKSFTDFPCWYVKDTYAGSDKDTFSFEISLPEKIQSYERMEFAVCYECNGQTYWDSNKGKNYRIIRAELKSTQGTAQPPNGPDFGIAFDQFGSPRCSYGLFPEWPSYLGYEKLGPYY from the exons ATGTGTTTCGCAACTAATCCAGATCTGTGTTCTGTGATTCTCAGGCTAGAGAATTTAATCCTGATTTCATCGCCGACTTCTTCAATTAGCCCATTGGAACTGTCAAATCAGAATATCAATTTGCCATG GGTTCTAGCCTGCTCTAGCCCCGTGATGGCTGTGGACATTGAGTGCAGGTACAGCTGCATGGCCCCCTCCTTGCGCAGAGAGCGGTTTGCCTTCCAGATCTCCCCGAAGTCAAGCAAACCCCTGAGGCCTTGTATTCAGCTGAGCGGCAAGAATGAAGCCAGCGGGACGGTGGCCCCGACCGTCCAGGAGAAGAAGGTGAAGAAGCGGGTGTCCTTTGCAGACAACCAAGGGCTGGCCCTGACAATGGTCAAAGTGTTCTCCGAGTTTGATGACCCGTTAGATATTCCACTGAACATCACCGAGCTCCTGGACAGCATTGTGAGTCTGACAACAGCGGAGAGCGAGAGCTTTGTGCTGGATTTCTCGCAGCCCTCTGCAGACTACCTGGACTTCAGAAATCGGCTTCGGACCGACCACGTCTGCCTGGAAAACTGCGTCTTGAAGGACAGAGCCATTGCAGGCACGGTGAAGGTGCAGAACCTCGCATTTGAGAAGATGGTGAAAGTCAGAATGACATTCGACACCTGGAAAAGCTTCACAGACTTTCCCTGTTGGTACGTGAAGGACACGTACGCAGGTTCAGACAAGGACACATTCTCCTTTGAAATCAGCTTGCCTGAAAAAATTCAGTCTTATGAGAGGATGGAGTTTGCCGTGTGCTATGAGTGCAATGGACAGACGTACTGGGACAGCAATAAAGGCAAAAACTATAGGATCATCCGGGCAGAGTTGAAATCCACCCAGGGAACAGCCCAGCCACCAAATGGACCAGATTTTGGAATAGCTTTTGACCAGTTTGGAAGCCCTCGGTGTTCCTATGGTCTGTTTCCGGAGTGGCCTAGTTATTTAGGATACGAGAAGCTTGGGCCCTACTATTAG
- the PPP1R3B gene encoding protein phosphatase 1 regulatory subunit 3B isoform X4: MSLNICLTSLLFLSFPLARVLACSSPVMAVDIECRYSCMAPSLRRERFAFQISPKSSKPLRPCIQLSGKNEASGTVAPTVQEKKVKKRVSFADNQGLALTMVKVFSEFDDPLDIPLNITELLDSIVSLTTAESESFVLDFSQPSADYLDFRNRLRTDHVCLENCVLKDRAIAGTVKVQNLAFEKMVKVRMTFDTWKSFTDFPCWYVKDTYAGSDKDTFSFEISLPEKIQSYERMEFAVCYECNGQTYWDSNKGKNYRIIRAELKSTQGTAQPPNGPDFGIAFDQFGSPRCSYGLFPEWPSYLGYEKLGPYY, encoded by the coding sequence ATGAGCCTGAACATCTGTCTGACCTCCttgctgtttctttccttccccttggCCAGGGTTCTAGCCTGCTCTAGCCCCGTGATGGCTGTGGACATTGAGTGCAGGTACAGCTGCATGGCCCCCTCCTTGCGCAGAGAGCGGTTTGCCTTCCAGATCTCCCCGAAGTCAAGCAAACCCCTGAGGCCTTGTATTCAGCTGAGCGGCAAGAATGAAGCCAGCGGGACGGTGGCCCCGACCGTCCAGGAGAAGAAGGTGAAGAAGCGGGTGTCCTTTGCAGACAACCAAGGGCTGGCCCTGACAATGGTCAAAGTGTTCTCCGAGTTTGATGACCCGTTAGATATTCCACTGAACATCACCGAGCTCCTGGACAGCATTGTGAGTCTGACAACAGCGGAGAGCGAGAGCTTTGTGCTGGATTTCTCGCAGCCCTCTGCAGACTACCTGGACTTCAGAAATCGGCTTCGGACCGACCACGTCTGCCTGGAAAACTGCGTCTTGAAGGACAGAGCCATTGCAGGCACGGTGAAGGTGCAGAACCTCGCATTTGAGAAGATGGTGAAAGTCAGAATGACATTCGACACCTGGAAAAGCTTCACAGACTTTCCCTGTTGGTACGTGAAGGACACGTACGCAGGTTCAGACAAGGACACATTCTCCTTTGAAATCAGCTTGCCTGAAAAAATTCAGTCTTATGAGAGGATGGAGTTTGCCGTGTGCTATGAGTGCAATGGACAGACGTACTGGGACAGCAATAAAGGCAAAAACTATAGGATCATCCGGGCAGAGTTGAAATCCACCCAGGGAACAGCCCAGCCACCAAATGGACCAGATTTTGGAATAGCTTTTGACCAGTTTGGAAGCCCTCGGTGTTCCTATGGTCTGTTTCCGGAGTGGCCTAGTTATTTAGGATACGAGAAGCTTGGGCCCTACTATTAG
- the PPP1R3B gene encoding protein phosphatase 1 regulatory subunit 3B isoform X5 — MAVDIECRYSCMAPSLRRERFAFQISPKSSKPLRPCIQLSGKNEASGTVAPTVQEKKVKKRVSFADNQGLALTMVKVFSEFDDPLDIPLNITELLDSIVSLTTAESESFVLDFSQPSADYLDFRNRLRTDHVCLENCVLKDRAIAGTVKVQNLAFEKMVKVRMTFDTWKSFTDFPCWYVKDTYAGSDKDTFSFEISLPEKIQSYERMEFAVCYECNGQTYWDSNKGKNYRIIRAELKSTQGTAQPPNGPDFGIAFDQFGSPRCSYGLFPEWPSYLGYEKLGPYY, encoded by the coding sequence ATGGCTGTGGACATTGAGTGCAGGTACAGCTGCATGGCCCCCTCCTTGCGCAGAGAGCGGTTTGCCTTCCAGATCTCCCCGAAGTCAAGCAAACCCCTGAGGCCTTGTATTCAGCTGAGCGGCAAGAATGAAGCCAGCGGGACGGTGGCCCCGACCGTCCAGGAGAAGAAGGTGAAGAAGCGGGTGTCCTTTGCAGACAACCAAGGGCTGGCCCTGACAATGGTCAAAGTGTTCTCCGAGTTTGATGACCCGTTAGATATTCCACTGAACATCACCGAGCTCCTGGACAGCATTGTGAGTCTGACAACAGCGGAGAGCGAGAGCTTTGTGCTGGATTTCTCGCAGCCCTCTGCAGACTACCTGGACTTCAGAAATCGGCTTCGGACCGACCACGTCTGCCTGGAAAACTGCGTCTTGAAGGACAGAGCCATTGCAGGCACGGTGAAGGTGCAGAACCTCGCATTTGAGAAGATGGTGAAAGTCAGAATGACATTCGACACCTGGAAAAGCTTCACAGACTTTCCCTGTTGGTACGTGAAGGACACGTACGCAGGTTCAGACAAGGACACATTCTCCTTTGAAATCAGCTTGCCTGAAAAAATTCAGTCTTATGAGAGGATGGAGTTTGCCGTGTGCTATGAGTGCAATGGACAGACGTACTGGGACAGCAATAAAGGCAAAAACTATAGGATCATCCGGGCAGAGTTGAAATCCACCCAGGGAACAGCCCAGCCACCAAATGGACCAGATTTTGGAATAGCTTTTGACCAGTTTGGAAGCCCTCGGTGTTCCTATGGTCTGTTTCCGGAGTGGCCTAGTTATTTAGGATACGAGAAGCTTGGGCCCTACTATTAG